One genomic window of Camelina sativa cultivar DH55 chromosome 5, Cs, whole genome shotgun sequence includes the following:
- the LOC104784834 gene encoding probable helicase CHR10 isoform X2 gives MKYERRLEAAAKTILEKEAQSPPNYREFGVTATLKPHQVEGISSLIGKYLLGVNVVLGDEMGLGKTLQAISFLSYLKFHQDLPGPFLVLCPLSVTDGWVSEVNRFTPNLELVRYVGDKDSRRDMRKSMYDHVKKSSKGHLLPFDVLLTTYDIALVDQDFLSQIPWQYAIIDEAQRLKNPNSVLYNVLLDHFLIPRRLLITGTPIQNNLTELWALMHFCMPLVFGTLDQFLFAFKEPGELLSGLDVSNDKETYKSLKFILSAFMLRRTKSLLIESGNLVLPPLTELTVMVPLVSLQKKIYTSILRKELPGLLALSSGGTNHTSLQNIVIQLRKTCSHPYLFPGIEPEPFQEGEHLVQASGKLLVLDQLLKRLHNIGHRVLLFSQMTSTLDILQDFMELRRYSYERLDGSVRAEERFAAIKSFSTKTERVSDSEADASNAFLFMISTRAGGVGLNLVAADTVIFYEQDWNPQVDKQALQRAHRIGQISHVLSINLVTEHTVEEVILRRAERKLQLSHNVMGDTMEEKEEDRGDLRSLVFGLQRFDPGEIHSEESDDLKMVEISSLAEKVVAIRQNVEPDKEARKFEINMSDTLRGNSSSASLDSEIDEASYLSWVEKLKEASRSSKDEKILELGDRKNLSEERHLRVEAARKKAEVKKLANWEAHGYRSLSVEEPIFPDDVDSSSDAGSVHFVYGDCTNPSTVSHEPAIIFSCVDDSGNWGRGGMFDALSKLSNTVPDAYHRASEFKDLHLGDLHLINIDDNDDQQNTEDSKPLWVALAVTQSYNPRRKVPRSSISIPDLERCLGKASFSASQKSASLHMPRIGYQDGSDRSQWYTVERLLRKYSSIFAVKIFV, from the exons ATGAAGTACGAACGGCGACTCGAAGCGGCGGCGAAAACTATACTCGAGAAGGAGGCGCAATCACCTCCGAATTATAGAGAATTTGGGGTCACGGCGACTCTAAAGCCTCACCAAGTCGAAGGTATCTCTTCGCTTATAGGGAAATATCTACTCGGCGTCAATGTCGTTCTCG GAGACGAG ATGGGATTGGGAAAGACTCTTCAGGCAATTTCTTTCCTGAGTTATTTGAAGTTTCATCAAGACTTACCTGGGCCATTTC tGGTGCTATGTCCCTTAAGTGTAACGGATGGTTGGGTATCAGAGGTAAATAGGTTCACTCCAAATCTTGAACTTGTTAGATATGTTGGTGATAAGGATTCTCGTCGGGATATGCGTAAGTCAATGTATGATCATGTCAAGAAGAGCTCTAAG GGACATTTGTTACCGTTTGATGTGTTGCTGACAACATATGACATAGCACTGGTGGATCAGGACTTTCTTTCTCAAATTCCTTGGCAGTATGCTATCATTGACGAAGCTCAAAGACTCAAGAATCCCAACAGC GTTCTTTACAATGTATTACTTGACCACTTTCTCATTCCACGACGTCTCTTGATTACTGGCACACCTATTCAGAACAATCTTACCGAACTTTGGGCTCTGATGCATTTTTGCATGCCACTCGTTTTTGGGACACTGGATCAGTTCCTTTTCGCATTCAAAGAGCCTGGGGAACTTTTATCAG GTCTTGATGTATCAAATGACAAGGAAACATATAAGAGTTTGAAGTTCATCTTAAGTGCCTTTATGCTAAGGCGTACAAAATCTTTGCTCATTGAGTCTGGAAATTTGGTGTTGCCTCCTCTCACGGAGCTGACTGT AATGGTTCCACTCGTCAGTCTTCAAAAGAAGATATATACTTCCATATTGAGGAAAGAGCTTCCAGGTCTTCTCGCACTGTCTTCTGGAGGAACCAATCACACGTCTTTGCAAAATATT GTGATACAGCTAAGAAAAACATGTAGCCACCCTTACTTATTTCCAGGTATCGAACCGGAGCCTTTTCAAGAGGGCGAACACCTTGTTCAG GCGAGTGGTAAGCTTTTAGTCTTGGATCAACTTCTTAAGAGGCTCCATAATATTGGACATCGTGTCCTCCTATTCTCCCAGATGACTTCTACACTCGATATTTTACAG GATTTTATGGAGCTTCGTAGATATTCGTATGAGCGCCTTGATGGATCAGTACGGGCTGAAGAACGTTTTGCTGCGATAAAGAGTTTCAGCACGAAAACAGAAAGAGTATCGGATTCTGAAGCTGATGCAAGTAATGCCTTTCTTTTTATGATCTCAACAAGAGCAGGGGGAGTCGGTTTGAATCTTGTTGCTGCTGATAct GTTATATTTTATGAACAAGATTGGAATCCGCAGGTGGATAAGCAAGCTTTGCAACGAGCTCATCGGATTGGACAAATCAGTCATGTGCTGTCTATAAACCTCGTTACTGAACATACTGTGGAAGAG GTTATTTTGAGGAGGGCAGAGAGAAAGTTGCAGCTTAGTCATAATGTTATGGGAGATACTatggaagagaaagaagaagatcgtGGTGATTTGCGGTCTCTAGTGTTTGGTTTACAAAGGTTTGATCCTGGGGAGATTCATAGTGAAGAATCTGATGACCTGAAAATGGTAGAAATAAGTTCTCTTGCTGAGAAAGTTGTTGCAATACGTCAAAACGTTGAACCAGATAAGGAAGCAAGAAAGTTTGAAATTAATATGAGTGACACTTTAAGAGGAAATTCATCATCTGCAAGTCTGGATTCTGAGATTGATGAAGCTTCTTACCTTTCATgggttgagaaattgaaagaagcCTCACGATCAAGCAAGGATGAAAAAATTCTGGAGTTGGGAGATAGAAAGAATTTATCCGAGGAAAGACATCTGAGAGTTGAGGCTGCAAGGAAAAAGGCAGAAGTGAAGAAGTTAGCCAATTGGGAAGCACACGGTTATCGGTCTTTGTCTGTGGAAGAACCTATTTTCCCTGATGATGTTGACTCTAGCTCAGATGCAGGATCTGTTCACTTTGTTTATGGAGACTGTACAAATCCATCCACTGTCTCTCACGAGCCAGCAATCATTTTCAG CTGTGTTGATGACTCTGGAAATTGGGGACGTGGAGGAATGTTTGATGCTCTGTCTAAACTTTCTAATACTGTACCTGATGCGTATCACCGAGCATCTGAATTTAAAGACCTTCATCTTGGAGACCTGCATCTCATAAACATTGATG ACAATGATGACCAGCAAAACACAGAAGATAGTAAACCTCTTTGGGTGGCACTTGCAGTTACACAATCTTACAACCCGAGGCGTAAAGTCCCACGCAGTAGCATTTCAATTCCAGACCTTGAACGTTGCTTAGGCAAAGCTTCATTCTCTGCTTCTCAGAAATCAG CTTCACTCCACATGCCACGTATTGGTTATCAAGACGGATCAGACCGATCTCAATGGTACACTGTTGAGCGTCTTCTTCGCAAATACTCCTCTATCTTCGCCGTCAAAATATTCGTGTAA
- the LOC104784834 gene encoding probable helicase CHR10 isoform X1, translating to MKYERRLEAAAKTILEKEAQSPPNYREFGVTATLKPHQVEGISSLIGKYLLGVNVVLGDEMGLGKTLQAISFLSYLKFHQDLPGPFLVLCPLSVTDGWVSEVNRFTPNLELVRYVGDKDSRRDMRKSMYDHVKKSSKGHLLPFDVLLTTYDIALVDQDFLSQIPWQYAIIDEAQRLKNPNSVLYNVLLDHFLIPRRLLITGTPIQNNLTELWALMHFCMPLVFGTLDQFLFAFKEPGELLSGLDVSNDKETYKSLKFILSAFMLRRTKSLLIESGNLVLPPLTELTVMVPLVSLQKKIYTSILRKELPGLLALSSGGTNHTSLQNIVIQLRKTCSHPYLFPGIEPEPFQEGEHLVQASGKLLVLDQLLKRLHNIGHRVLLFSQMTSTLDILQDFMELRRYSYERLDGSVRAEERFAAIKSFSTKTERVSDSEADASNAFLFMISTRAGGVGLNLVAADTVIFYEQDWNPQVDKQALQRAHRIGQISHVLSINLVTEHTVEEVILRRAERKLQLSHNVMGDTMEEKEEDRGDLRSLVFGLQRFDPGEIHSEESDDLKMVEISSLAEKVVAIRQNVEPDKEARKFEINMSDTLRGNSSSASLDSEIDEASYLSWVEKLKEASRSSKDEKILELGDRKNLSEERHLRVEAARKKAEVKKLANWEAHGYRSLSVEEPIFPDDVDSSSDAGSVHFVYGDCTNPSTVSHEPAIIFSCVDDSGNWGRGGMFDALSKLSNTVPDAYHRASEFKDLHLGDLHLINIDDNDDQQNTEDSKPLWVALAVTQSYNPRRKVPRSSISIPDLERCLGKASFSASQKSASLHMPRIGYQDGSDRSQWYTVERLLRKYSSIFAVKIFVYYYRRSS from the exons ATGAAGTACGAACGGCGACTCGAAGCGGCGGCGAAAACTATACTCGAGAAGGAGGCGCAATCACCTCCGAATTATAGAGAATTTGGGGTCACGGCGACTCTAAAGCCTCACCAAGTCGAAGGTATCTCTTCGCTTATAGGGAAATATCTACTCGGCGTCAATGTCGTTCTCG GAGACGAG ATGGGATTGGGAAAGACTCTTCAGGCAATTTCTTTCCTGAGTTATTTGAAGTTTCATCAAGACTTACCTGGGCCATTTC tGGTGCTATGTCCCTTAAGTGTAACGGATGGTTGGGTATCAGAGGTAAATAGGTTCACTCCAAATCTTGAACTTGTTAGATATGTTGGTGATAAGGATTCTCGTCGGGATATGCGTAAGTCAATGTATGATCATGTCAAGAAGAGCTCTAAG GGACATTTGTTACCGTTTGATGTGTTGCTGACAACATATGACATAGCACTGGTGGATCAGGACTTTCTTTCTCAAATTCCTTGGCAGTATGCTATCATTGACGAAGCTCAAAGACTCAAGAATCCCAACAGC GTTCTTTACAATGTATTACTTGACCACTTTCTCATTCCACGACGTCTCTTGATTACTGGCACACCTATTCAGAACAATCTTACCGAACTTTGGGCTCTGATGCATTTTTGCATGCCACTCGTTTTTGGGACACTGGATCAGTTCCTTTTCGCATTCAAAGAGCCTGGGGAACTTTTATCAG GTCTTGATGTATCAAATGACAAGGAAACATATAAGAGTTTGAAGTTCATCTTAAGTGCCTTTATGCTAAGGCGTACAAAATCTTTGCTCATTGAGTCTGGAAATTTGGTGTTGCCTCCTCTCACGGAGCTGACTGT AATGGTTCCACTCGTCAGTCTTCAAAAGAAGATATATACTTCCATATTGAGGAAAGAGCTTCCAGGTCTTCTCGCACTGTCTTCTGGAGGAACCAATCACACGTCTTTGCAAAATATT GTGATACAGCTAAGAAAAACATGTAGCCACCCTTACTTATTTCCAGGTATCGAACCGGAGCCTTTTCAAGAGGGCGAACACCTTGTTCAG GCGAGTGGTAAGCTTTTAGTCTTGGATCAACTTCTTAAGAGGCTCCATAATATTGGACATCGTGTCCTCCTATTCTCCCAGATGACTTCTACACTCGATATTTTACAG GATTTTATGGAGCTTCGTAGATATTCGTATGAGCGCCTTGATGGATCAGTACGGGCTGAAGAACGTTTTGCTGCGATAAAGAGTTTCAGCACGAAAACAGAAAGAGTATCGGATTCTGAAGCTGATGCAAGTAATGCCTTTCTTTTTATGATCTCAACAAGAGCAGGGGGAGTCGGTTTGAATCTTGTTGCTGCTGATAct GTTATATTTTATGAACAAGATTGGAATCCGCAGGTGGATAAGCAAGCTTTGCAACGAGCTCATCGGATTGGACAAATCAGTCATGTGCTGTCTATAAACCTCGTTACTGAACATACTGTGGAAGAG GTTATTTTGAGGAGGGCAGAGAGAAAGTTGCAGCTTAGTCATAATGTTATGGGAGATACTatggaagagaaagaagaagatcgtGGTGATTTGCGGTCTCTAGTGTTTGGTTTACAAAGGTTTGATCCTGGGGAGATTCATAGTGAAGAATCTGATGACCTGAAAATGGTAGAAATAAGTTCTCTTGCTGAGAAAGTTGTTGCAATACGTCAAAACGTTGAACCAGATAAGGAAGCAAGAAAGTTTGAAATTAATATGAGTGACACTTTAAGAGGAAATTCATCATCTGCAAGTCTGGATTCTGAGATTGATGAAGCTTCTTACCTTTCATgggttgagaaattgaaagaagcCTCACGATCAAGCAAGGATGAAAAAATTCTGGAGTTGGGAGATAGAAAGAATTTATCCGAGGAAAGACATCTGAGAGTTGAGGCTGCAAGGAAAAAGGCAGAAGTGAAGAAGTTAGCCAATTGGGAAGCACACGGTTATCGGTCTTTGTCTGTGGAAGAACCTATTTTCCCTGATGATGTTGACTCTAGCTCAGATGCAGGATCTGTTCACTTTGTTTATGGAGACTGTACAAATCCATCCACTGTCTCTCACGAGCCAGCAATCATTTTCAG CTGTGTTGATGACTCTGGAAATTGGGGACGTGGAGGAATGTTTGATGCTCTGTCTAAACTTTCTAATACTGTACCTGATGCGTATCACCGAGCATCTGAATTTAAAGACCTTCATCTTGGAGACCTGCATCTCATAAACATTGATG ACAATGATGACCAGCAAAACACAGAAGATAGTAAACCTCTTTGGGTGGCACTTGCAGTTACACAATCTTACAACCCGAGGCGTAAAGTCCCACGCAGTAGCATTTCAATTCCAGACCTTGAACGTTGCTTAGGCAAAGCTTCATTCTCTGCTTCTCAGAAATCAG CTTCACTCCACATGCCACGTATTGGTTATCAAGACGGATCAGACCGATCTCAATGGTACACTGTTGAGCGTCTTCTTCGCAAATACTCCTCTATCTTCGCCGTCAAAATATTCGT GTACTATTACCGTCGATCATCCTGA